In a genomic window of Weissella tructae:
- a CDS encoding LCP family protein, producing the protein MQNHPEQDNQRVSRVEQRGPRNHVNAYKGRHILFGIVIIAVVLMFLFGIRAYFNAQSAVNRAYEATEMKKDRDVSSLLKKGEPFSVLLLGTDTGELGRKYKGRTDSLMIATVNPKKETTTIVSIPRDTIIAPVGYEEYFPLKMNAAYEVGSAKTSMETVQSWLNVPVDAYILVNMGGLEKIVDELGGIKVASPLTFKYNPDTAKEDKGNLYSFTKGETTFQHAGKDDVMKTYHEMDGAAALAFSRMRYQDPTGDYGRQQRQRMVLEEIAKTAVTNPIALTSKSTLAVIGDSTKTDLSFGDIQRIAGNYVGAAKNIKTDNFTGQEYNNLPSGSSEFIGPIEKQRITNVLRAQLELPVEDSGPLYGGNVTADQINAYQLPLP; encoded by the coding sequence TGAACAACGTGGGCCACGAAATCATGTGAATGCATATAAAGGACGCCATATTTTATTTGGTATCGTTATTATCGCGGTCGTATTGATGTTCCTATTTGGTATCCGTGCGTATTTTAATGCGCAATCAGCAGTTAACAGGGCCTACGAGGCAACAGAAATGAAGAAAGATAGAGATGTATCTTCTTTACTAAAGAAGGGCGAACCTTTTTCTGTGCTGTTACTGGGGACTGACACAGGTGAATTAGGGCGTAAATATAAAGGACGTACTGATTCTTTGATGATTGCAACGGTTAACCCTAAAAAAGAGACAACGACAATTGTTTCTATCCCACGTGATACGATTATCGCGCCGGTCGGATACGAAGAATATTTTCCATTGAAAATGAATGCAGCGTATGAAGTTGGATCTGCTAAGACATCCATGGAAACGGTGCAATCATGGCTAAATGTACCTGTTGATGCGTATATTTTAGTGAATATGGGTGGATTAGAAAAAATTGTTGATGAATTAGGTGGTATTAAAGTCGCTTCTCCATTAACGTTTAAATATAATCCAGATACTGCTAAAGAAGACAAAGGTAATTTGTACTCGTTTACAAAGGGCGAAACGACTTTTCAACATGCGGGTAAAGACGATGTGATGAAGACGTACCATGAAATGGACGGAGCTGCTGCACTAGCCTTTTCACGGATGCGTTATCAAGATCCAACGGGTGACTATGGACGTCAACAACGTCAACGAATGGTGCTAGAGGAGATTGCTAAAACAGCGGTGACAAATCCAATCGCATTGACGAGTAAGTCAACGTTAGCTGTCATTGGTGACTCAACGAAGACGGACTTATCATTTGGGGATATTCAGCGTATTGCTGGAAATTATGTAGGCGCAGCGAAAAACATTAAGACTGACAATTTCACTGGGCAAGAATACAATAATCTGCCTTCAGGGTCATCTGAATTTATTGGACCGATTGAAAAGCAACGTATTACTAATGTTCTTCGAGCACAACTAGAACTACCAGTTGAAGATAGTGGTCCGCTATATGGTGGAAACGTGACAGCTGATCAAATTAATGCTTACCAATTGCCATTACCTTAA
- a CDS encoding PspC domain-containing protein: MNKKLYKSNDRVLAGVLGGIADYFKIDPNITRLIFVALLLLSWFVPLTIFYIIAAIILPTRPSYYQSEDDNIREGEYRED, translated from the coding sequence ATGAACAAGAAATTATATAAATCAAACGACCGCGTATTGGCCGGTGTCCTTGGAGGTATCGCTGATTACTTCAAGATCGACCCCAATATTACACGATTAATTTTCGTGGCTCTATTGCTATTATCTTGGTTTGTCCCTTTGACGATCTTCTATATCATCGCGGCAATCATTTTACCTACACGCCCATCATATTACCAATCCGAAGATGATAACATTCGTGAAGGTGAATACCGCGAAGATTAA